The genome window CGCACATGTTTCCGAAGCTTTTTCTACGGAGGAGATCCATGAGTGAGCACAGTCCTGACCTTGTTGTCGAGACGCCCTGGATATGGCGGGCCCGGCGGCCACGGGCGCGGCGGCGGCTGATCTGTTTTCCGCATGCCGGGGCCGGGGCGGGGGCCTACGGGGAGTGGGCGCGGCTGCTGCCGGCGGAGGTCGAGCTGGCGGCCGTGCAGTTGCCGGGGCGGCAGAACCGGATCGCCGAGGACCCGGTGACCGAGGTGGGGCCGCTGGTGCGGGTGCTGACGCAGGCGCTGCGCCCGGTGCTCGACGGTGACTTCGCCTTCTTCGGGCACTCGGGGGGCGCGGCGCTGGCGTACGAGGTCGCCAAGGCGCTGCGGGAGCGGGGCGGCCCCGCGCCCGGTCATCTCTTCCTGTCCGCGCAGCCCGCGCCCGGCACCGTCGGCCGCGTCCCGGTGATGCACACGCTCTCCGACGGGGAACTCGGCGCCGAGGTCGTACGGCTGGGCGGGATCGAGCCCGAGATCGCCGAGGACGAGGAGGTCATGGAGGGGCTGCTGCCCACGCTCCGGGCCGACTTCACCCTCTGGGAACGGCACCGGGTGGAGGCGGGGGAGCCGCTGGACACCCCCATCACCGTGCTCAGCGGCGACGCCGACCCGCGGGCGCCGAAGGACACCCTCTACGGGTGGGCCGCGCACACCACCGGCGCCTTCCGCACCCGCTTCTACCCGGGCGGCCACTTCTACTTCCTGACCGACCCGGCCGACCTGGTCTCCTACCTCGGCCACGCCCTCACCGGCCAGGCGCTCGGCGGTCAGTCCCACGCCGGCCCGTCCGAGCCGGCTCCCGAACTCGCGGGGAGCGCGCGATGACCCACACACCCGGCACCTCCGACGCCTCCGGCACCTCCGACGCCTCCGGCACCTCCGACGCCTCCGGCACCTCCGACGCCTCCGCCACCTCCGAGACCACCGACGTCACGCCCGGTCTCGACCCCACCGTGGCGGCCCGTCTCGCCGCCGCGACCCGGGCGATACCCGGGGTGCGCGACGCCGCCGTCGTCGTACGTCAGGGGGCCCGCACCCTCGACGGTGACGGTGACCGCGACGGCAGCGGGAACGGCCCAGCGCCGGCCCCCGCCGAGCCGCCCCCCGCCGCACCCGCCCCCACCCCCGACCCCTCCACCGACCGCCCCTCCTCCGAGACCTTCGGCGGCGACCTGCGCGTCCCCGCCGGTGCGCCCATGACGCTCCAGGAGGGGCTGCGGCAGGCCGCCGCGCTCGCCCCGGAGAAGGGGACGCGGTATCTGCGAGAGGGCGCGGAGCCGGATCTGCAGACGTACGCGGAACTGCTCGTGGACGCCGAGCGCGTCCTCGGCGGTCTGCGGGACGCGGGGCTCGCGCCCGGGGACGCGGCGCTCTTCCAGTTCGGGGACCACCGCGCGTACATGACCGCGTTCTGGGCCTGTGTGCTGGGCGGGTTCGTGCCGACGCCGGTGGCCGTGGCGACGACGTACGGGAGCCACAACGAGACCAACCGCAAGCTGCGCAACGCGTGGGAGCTGCTCGACCGGCCGGTGATCCTCACCGACCGGGAGACCGCGCCGGCGCTCGGCGGGCTGCGCGGGCTGTGGGAGGAGCCGGACCCGGCCGTCCTCAGGGTCCTCCGGGTCGACGAACTGCTCGGCCACGAGCGGGACTCCGCCTGGTACCCGACCACCCCGGACTCCCCGGTGATCAATCTGCTCACCTCGGGCAGCACCGGCGTCCCCAAGTGCGTGCAGCACACCAACGCCTCCGTCGCCGCGCGCGAGTGGGCGGTGATCCAGGCGCGCGGCTACACCGCCGAGGACGTCAGCCTCATCTGGATGCCGCTCGACCACGTGACGATGGTCTACTACAACGTCCGCGACGTGTTCCTGCGGTGCGAGCACGTCAACGGGCGCATCGACGACGTGCTCGGCGACCCGCTGCTCTGGCTGGACTGGATCGAGCGGTACGGGGTGACCAACACCTGGGCGCCGAACTTCGCGTACAACCTGGTCAACGAGTGCGCCGAGGAGATCGGCCGGCGGCGCTTCGACCTGTCCCGGATGCGGGAGTTCGTCAACGCGGGCGAGCCCGTGGTCGCCGGCACCAGTCACCGCTTCCTGGAACTGCTCGCCCCGCACGGGCTGCGGGCGGACGCGATGGTGCCGTGCTGGGGGATGTCGGAGACCTGCTCGGGGGTGACGTACACCCGGCAGAGCAGGGACGACCGTGAGCTGGGGACGGTCGTCGTGTCGCAGGCGTCCCTCGACGGCGATCTGGAATACCGGGCGTTCGGTCGGCAGGGTGTCGACACCGTCGCGTTCACCGAGGTCGGCGGCCCCGTCCCCGGCGTCACGCTGCGCGTCGTCGACGCCGAGGGGCGGACGCTGCCCCGGGACCGGGTCGGGGAGCTGCAGATCCGTGGAGTGACGATGCTGCGGCACTACCACGGCAACGCCGAGGCCAACCGGGAGGCGTTCACCGACGACGGCTGGTTCCGCACCGGTGACCTCGCCTTCGTGCGGGACGGGTCGCTGGTGATCGCCGGGCGGAAGAAGGACCAGATCATCGTGCGGGGCGCCAACTTCGTCGCGCACGAACTGGAGAGCGTCGTCGAGCAGGTCGAGGGCGTACGCGTCACGTTCTCGGCGGCGGCCGGGGTGCGGGAGCCCGGTGAGGGATCGGACCGGCTGGTCGTCTTCTTCGTCCCGACGCGCTGGGACGCCGACGCGCTCGCCCGGACCTTCCAGGACGTACGGGCCGCGCTGGTCCGGGAGGCCGGGATCGCCCCGGACCTGGTCGTACCGGTCACCGACGCCGAGTTCCCGAAGACGGCCAGCGGGAAGATCCAGCGGGCCGCGCTCGTCGCCGATCTGCGGGCCGGCCGGTACGCCGACCGCGTCGCCGGCGAGGAGGAGGACGAGGAGACGGCGGAGTCCGGGACCTGGTTCTTCCGGCGGCAGTGGTCGCGGCTGCCCGCGGCGCGGACCCCGGCCGACAGCGGCTCCTCCCGGCTGGTGTTCTCCGCCGACTGCGGTACGCGCGTGGTGTTCGCGCAGGAGGGGCAACTGGCCGCGCTCGGCCTCGACGACGAGGGCGCGGTGCTCGTCGGCAAGGGCCGCTCCTTCGCCGAGGTCGACCTCGACCGGTACCGGGTGGCGCCCGGTGACCCCGAGGATCTGCGGCGGGTCCTGACCGATGTCACCTCCCACTACGGGCCCATCGACTCGGTGGTGTTCGCCTGGCCGCTGGACGACGAGGACCCCGACCCCGCCC of Streptomyces griseiscabiei contains these proteins:
- a CDS encoding thioesterase II family protein — protein: MSEHSPDLVVETPWIWRARRPRARRRLICFPHAGAGAGAYGEWARLLPAEVELAAVQLPGRQNRIAEDPVTEVGPLVRVLTQALRPVLDGDFAFFGHSGGAALAYEVAKALRERGGPAPGHLFLSAQPAPGTVGRVPVMHTLSDGELGAEVVRLGGIEPEIAEDEEVMEGLLPTLRADFTLWERHRVEAGEPLDTPITVLSGDADPRAPKDTLYGWAAHTTGAFRTRFYPGGHFYFLTDPADLVSYLGHALTGQALGGQSHAGPSEPAPELAGSAR
- a CDS encoding non-ribosomal peptide synthetase — its product is MTHTPGTSDASGTSDASGTSDASGTSDASATSETTDVTPGLDPTVAARLAAATRAIPGVRDAAVVVRQGARTLDGDGDRDGSGNGPAPAPAEPPPAAPAPTPDPSTDRPSSETFGGDLRVPAGAPMTLQEGLRQAAALAPEKGTRYLREGAEPDLQTYAELLVDAERVLGGLRDAGLAPGDAALFQFGDHRAYMTAFWACVLGGFVPTPVAVATTYGSHNETNRKLRNAWELLDRPVILTDRETAPALGGLRGLWEEPDPAVLRVLRVDELLGHERDSAWYPTTPDSPVINLLTSGSTGVPKCVQHTNASVAAREWAVIQARGYTAEDVSLIWMPLDHVTMVYYNVRDVFLRCEHVNGRIDDVLGDPLLWLDWIERYGVTNTWAPNFAYNLVNECAEEIGRRRFDLSRMREFVNAGEPVVAGTSHRFLELLAPHGLRADAMVPCWGMSETCSGVTYTRQSRDDRELGTVVVSQASLDGDLEYRAFGRQGVDTVAFTEVGGPVPGVTLRVVDAEGRTLPRDRVGELQIRGVTMLRHYHGNAEANREAFTDDGWFRTGDLAFVRDGSLVIAGRKKDQIIVRGANFVAHELESVVEQVEGVRVTFSAAAGVREPGEGSDRLVVFFVPTRWDADALARTFQDVRAALVREAGIAPDLVVPVTDAEFPKTASGKIQRAALVADLRAGRYADRVAGEEEDEETAESGTWFFRRQWSRLPAARTPADSGSSRLVFSADCGTRVVFAQEGQLAALGLDDEGAVLVGKGRSFAEVDLDRYRVAPGDPEDLRRVLTDVTSHYGPIDSVVFAWPLDDEDPDPARRLTAASVQLTALMGVLDEFGAPLLLVLTEGAAHVRPGDRVDLGVCGLPGLIRTAAAENPLITVRQLDLPADRAQWARAVRTELADPTHTGVVAAREGLRWQPRLRAVHEETEAEAAPPLVAGGLYLVTGGLGGIAGDLAGYLLAAYGARLLLVGRSPAEGARAARLKDLTDLGEVTYRQADITDRAQLEAVVAAAEQRWGRPLDGVLHLAAADVSDQWENLERHTLARESEDGFRAQYAAKVEGTLALADVLERRPAASLVLFGSVNGEFGGHSFGAYSAANTFLVGFADHWHHERGRDVRCLAWSMWDDIGMSRGRSTAPARLRGFRAIDAERGLRCFLTATALPYHYQLIGLDARNPVVVDELAPDELSVREVLVAYTSDGADPAAVHAALAPALAELPVPVRLMEVTRIPKDGTGAIDTTQLLLDMAPRRAALGRRRPTAPEGELERRIAAIWCDVLGQRDVGRDESFFDLGGNSLRATRLLARVSTELAVRLSTHELYESPTVEGMAAKIATATAATTATATETATETATAVAGAPAASGASGADR